CTACCGAGACTTAAGTACGTGGTATACCAAATAAAAATCATTAACCAAGGCTTATCCAGCAAAGATGGATTATAGTTCAGGCTCACATAATGATTCGCGATTCCCAAATTTATTTATTGTAGGAGCTGCCAAGGCAGGTACTACCACGTTGCATTACGCGCTGGCAAAGCATCCTCAGGTATACATGAGTGAAAAAAAAGAACCTGGCTATTTTGCATGGCCTGAAGAAAGCCTCTCCTTTATTAATAACGGTAAACTGATAACTCAGCCACGCTTTTTAGTCAATCATTTGGATGATTACCTCCGGTTATTTGAAAATGGAAAGAGTAAAAAAATCAGGGGTGAATCATCTACTACCTATTTGTTTTTTTATCAAAAAACGATTGCAAATATTAAGCGGATACATCCTGATGCAGAACAGGTAAATATTGTTATTGCTTTGCGTAACCCTGTTGAACGTGCTTTCTCACAGTATATGCACAAGCTCAGGGACGCGGCGGAAACACTTTCTTTTGAAGAAGCTATAGACCTTGAGGAAAAACGCAAAGATGAAAACTGGCATTTCGATTACCAGTATATACAAAGAGGATTTTATTACAACCAGGTTAAGGCTTATCTCGATAATTTCAGGAATGTAAAAATATACCTCAATGAAGACCTTCGCAACCAGCCTCTAAACGTAGGAAAGTCTTTAGAAGAGTTTTTAAATATTGAATTGTTACCAATGGATTTCAGCGGAGATTTGAATGTAAGCGGAGAGCCTAAAATGGAATCGCTGAATACGTTTTTGAAAAAGCCAAATCCTGTAAAAAAACTGCTAGGTCAGTTACTGCCAAAAACCTTGCGTCGCAAAATGAGGCTTCGGATACAAAGTACTGTGTACAAATATAACCTTGAGAAAAAGGAAATAAACCCCGAAACGAAAGCAACTCTTACGAAAGTTTACTATGAAGATGTGATGAAGTTGCAGGATTTGATTAAAAGAGATTTAGGATTGTGGATGAAATAACAATCAAGTTCTACCTGTTTTGTTTAACAAAAAAAAGCTTGTTTATAAGGCTATTCTTCAATATCAAGCAATGCCTTTCTAACTTTTTTTGTTACTTTTTTTGGGTGGTGGAAGGCTTGGATTGCTGATCTCCTTTATCACCGTATCCCGGTTTTACTTTGGTTTTTGCCGTTCTCTTTCTATCCTGACTTAAAGATCTGCCCTGGTCATCGCTTTCAGTAAATTCACCTTTTTCATTCCTTCTAACATAACGCTTATCTCCTTTTGGAGCAATTAAAGTACGCTTTCCGGAACCGGAACTTTTGCCGGAGCTTTTTGAGGACTTTGCCATTTTTTTTATTTAAATAGTTTGAGAAATAAAAAGCTTGTGATTTCTTTACAAATGTAAGTTTATATCTCACGAATCACCAATAACTAAAAAATTTTTATGGTGAAAATACTTCAGCTTTTCCCCCGCTTAGGGAAAGCCTGTTATGCAATTATAAATGCCTTATACAATCATTGATTATTTTCCTTTCATAATTCTATCTTCGCCGCAATTATATAAGCAGTATGAAAGAAGAAGAGAGCAGGCTTCCTAATTTTTTTATTGTAGGTGCGGCCAAATCAGGTACCACTTCATTATATGAATATATGAAGATGCATCCCCAGGTATATATGGCGCCTATCAAGGAAACGCATCACTTTTCCAGTGATATTGATAACACAAAATTCCGACCCAACTATGCCCGCTCGCTAAATAAAGACCTGTCAAAATTTTTACAGGGCGATATGAGTGATGGAATTTTTCATGCCTTTGTAAAAGACTGGGATCAGTATACCCAATTGTTTAAGAACGTAAACGGGGAAAAAGCAATTGGAGAAGTCACCAATTCATATCTGTATTCTAAGGAAGCCGCCCAAAATATTTTTAGCCGGTTTTCAAATGCAAAAATAATTATGATGCTGCGAAATCCGGTGGAGCGCGCATTTAGCCACTACCTTATGGATTTGCGAATCGGTTATGAGAGAGATAATTTTATGGATGCTTTAAAAAAGGATATGGCCAGGGATCCGAAAGGTTGGGGCATCTCTAATTTATATGTAGAGGTAGGAATGTATTATGAGCAGGTGAAACGCTATATAGATATTTTTCCGGAGCGGCAGCGCCGTATCTACATTTTTGATGATTTTAAAAAAGATCCGGGGTTGATTGTAAAAGATATGTTTTCCTTCCTGGGTGTTAACCCAAATGTGGAAATCGATTATTCTCAAAAGTTCAATCCTTCATTCATTCCCAAAAATAAAATGATCGGTAAATTGAACAGTCAGAAACGGATCAAAGATTGGTTGAAGGGAATATTGCCCAAATCGGTAAAGTCAAAATTTAAAAAAACATTGTACACTGATAAAAATCTTCCAGCAATCACCCTATCCGAAAAAAAATATCTTTCTGAAATTTTCAGGGATAATGTAATGAAGCTGAGCCAGCTTTTAAACCGTGATCTGTCTAACTGGGTTAATGTTTAGTGATGCCGGAACCTAAAGTGTATATTATTTTAATAAATTTCAATGGGCATGCTAATACTGCGGAAACTATAGAAAGCCTTTCGAAGCAATCGTATAAGAATTTCCAGGTAATAGTTGTCGATAACAATACGCCTCAATCCCTTCATATCATTAAAGAATGGTGCCTTGGAAAACAGGTTATAGAGTTTACGCCGCCGGATGAGATTAAAAAATTTTCGTTCCCATACTGCCCAAAGCCCTTATCATGGGCTGACTATGAAGTTGAAGAGGCGGAAAAAGGGGGAAATATTGAAAAAGAAAAAGTTGCACAAATGCAGGCTGATGCCGCTTTCAGATTCCCCTTCATCTTTATACAGGCAAGGAGTGATATCGGTTTCGCAGGTGGCAACAATGTCGGCTCGCATTACGCTCTTTCTAAAGGGGACGCGGATTATGTATGGCTGCTGAATAACGATACTACGCTTGATTTCGATGCACTCAAAATGTTGATTGAAAAAGCAGGGGAATACAAATCAGGAAGTGAAAAAGTAGGGATCATCGGATCGAAGCTATTATGGTACAGGTGGCCCGATAAGATAAATGCCATAGGAGGGATGTTTAACAAATGGACCACCTGGTCGTACCATCTTGGTTTGCGTGAAACAGACAATGGACAATACAACCGCGATGATGTGAAGTTTGATTATGTATATGGCGCATCACTTTTTCTATATAAAGCATTTCTGGAAGATGTGGGATTCATGAATGAAATGTATTATGCTTATTTTGAAGAGATGGATTGGGCGGTCCGGGGGGCGCGCCGCGGCTGGAAGCACGGTTATGCATACAAAAGCGTAATCTATCACAAGCAAGGTGTAACCACCGGAAAAGAAATAAAGAGCAAACGAAGACCGCAATTCTTCATGTGCTGCAAATACCGTGGCTGGATGCTTTTCTACCAACTTTACTATCCTTACCTTATCTTCGCCCCCGTTTTCAGGTTGATAGGGAAAGCTCTCAAAAACTTAACAGAAGGAAATTCAAAAGAATCGATTCTTATTCTTAAAATTCTATTAGGTAAACGCACGTGCCACAGGGATACGAATTAACATCACAACCGTTACTGACAACAGAACATGCTGTTAGTGACACATGGATGAGGCGTATCAAAATCGGGTTAACGTATCTGCTTTTTTTGAATATATTCGGCACGCTTATTAAAAGCCCCGTAACGCTGTATTATTTAATATATGGTGGCTATCCTTTTCTTTTCCTATACCTCGGCTTTACATTTTTATATGTGGTAGATAAGGTGCTCTCAAAAGGATCCGGTTTTACACCATACGAGTTTATCATTTTTTTTATTCTCACCTATATAATGCTTCAAGCAGGCTTTGTTACAAATTATTACTTCGGACAGCCGGTAATGCTTGGAATGTCTGCAGAAAAATCATGGCTAGCTATTCTTTCCGGCATATTTGTTTTTTACTTATTGAAGACCAGGATCCTGGATCTAACTATCATCCGTGATGCGCTGATTTTTACTGCGTGGTTCAATACCCCCTTTTATTTACTGATGATTTTGGCGCTTAACCCAAATCAATTTCAGGGAACCCTTTTTGTGTATTGTAATCAGGTGAAGGGTGGTTGCCAGTTTGAGTTCGACATTTTTGGGCTTGAATTCGCGACCATCTACTATTTTATTCGTTTTCTTCGAACTACCAGATGGAAATATGCCGTATTTTTTGTGTTCTTTTTTTCTTATATCTTCTTCATAAATCAAAAGCGCGGCACTTCCGTAGCGCTTTTAGGCACCATGGGTTTATATTTCCTGATTTATACAAATATCGAAAAGATCATTTTTTATACCGTTACTTTTTTCCTTGGCATTGTGGGTGGAGTAGGGCTGCTGGAACTGGTACGTCCTGACATTGTTGCGCGTATAGTGCAGATGTACACAGATGTATTACTGGTGCTTGAAGGTAAAGCAACCGGGGAGGCCTCCGCAGATGCGCGCATACGGGAATCGAATACCGTATTTAAATACTTTAATCTCCATCCGGGTAGCTGGTTTTTTGGAAATGGGAAAATCAATAATAACTGGCAGTCTGGTCCGCATGGTGAATTCGGGCATTTCTATGCTTCAGATATTGGTATGCTGGGAGTAGTTTTTCAATTTGGTGTATTGGGCCTTCTTGTGGGCTTAATGCAATACTGGCTGGTATTTAGAACGCACCGGAAGCTTAGCAGGTTTTATAGGAAAGATTACTTTTATCAGGGAGTCCTGTTTTTTATTATATTTTTTATTGTAAGAGGAATTCCATCAGGAGGAAATTTCTTCGACCCGGGAATGGCTATTGCCTCTTCTTTTATAGCTATCCATTATTTCTTTTATTATATGCAATTGCATCCTTCCCGGAATTATAAATATTTCAACAGGCAACAACAACTTTTAGATTGAGACCGATGGCGAATGCTTTAAAGTTACCCAATCTGATTATCGGGGGTGTGCACAAAGCAGGAACCACTTCTGTTTTTACTTATTTAGGTATGCACCCTGAAGTGTGTGCTTCAATTAAAAAAGAAATCGGATTTTTTATGCCGTTGAAATACGGAAAAAATCTGCCTCCCATAGAAGAATATAGTAAATACTTTGTCCAGTGCAATGAGGAGAAAAAATATTTTCTGGAAGCTAGTCCCAGTTACCTGTATGGGAAAGAGTTTATAGCAGACAGCATTTTGAAAGAATGTGGCGCTAATACCAGGATGATATTTATTTTAAGAAATCCGGCTGACCGGCTGTTTTCCTTTTATGAAAGAAAAAAGGCAAATGCTTACCTAAATTCATCAATTTCATTTTCTGACTTTATTCATACCTCTGAAAAACTAATCAATACAAGGCTGGAAGACCATCGTGAAGATGAAGAAGCTATTTACATAAGAGGAATACAGGAAGGTTTTTATATAGATTATTTGCCTGTTTGGTTTGATAAATTCGGTCCCAATCTTAAAATTCTTTTTTTTGAAGAACTTAAAAAGGACACCATTTCTTTTATGCAATCACTCTGCAATTGGCTTGATATACCTTTTGATAGCTATAAACCTGAAGACTTTAAAGTAGAGAATCAAACCATTGCTTACAGGAACAGGTTCCTTCATAAAACCTTACTCTTTATTAACAAAAAATTTGAAACGCTTTGGCGCAAAAATGTTTCTTTGAAGCGTACCTTACGAGGCCTTTATAAGCGTGTAAACGCTGAGGATAGAAAACGTGAGCATATGAATGAGGAAGAGCGCCAATACCTTAATACGCTTTATCAGCCTTACAATGAACAACTTTCTGATTTCCTGCACAAGAAAGGGATAACACTGTTGCCGGATTGGCTAACATAACGGAAATGCAAAAAAAGCTACCTAATTTCTTTATTGTCGGCGCTCCTAAAGCAGGAACTACTTCCTTATATTATTATCTCGATAAGCATCCGGAAGTGTTTATGAGTCCTATCAAAGAGCCGAACTATTTTTCATATAATGAAACCGTTGCCCAGGATTTATATCATAAAGAAAAGGGAGTAGGAACACTTAAGGAATATCTTGAGCTTTTTAAAAATGTAAAAAACGAGAAGATAATTGGTGAAGCCAGTGTCTCCTATCTTTACTATCCCTCCGTCCCGCAAAAAATTTATGATTTCAATGCTGATTCTAAAATCGTGATTGTGCTGCGCAATCCTGTGGACCGTGCTTTTTCCCACTATTTCATGGAGCACAAATTAGGATACGTTCACGCTCCCCTTGAAAAGATTTTGTTAAATAATCTAAAGCATAAACATGCTCACCTGTATTATCAGCAGTATGTTAAATTAGGAATATATACCCCGCAGGTAAAACGATACCTTGACATATTTGGAAAAGATCGTGTAAAGATTTTTATCTACGAAGATCTCGATCTGAGTAAGGAGAAAATGATTCGTGAGCTATTTGATTTTTTAAGTATTGATAAATCAATTTTGCCTGATCTGAATCAAAAGCATAACTCTTACTCTACACCAAGGAATGAAGTGATACGTTTTTTATATGCTCAGAAAACACTGCGCTCAATGGCAAGAAAAATATTGCCTGCCGGTAAAGTGGATAAGGTAAAAAGCTTCTTCTTATCATCTTCAAAAAAAAAGGAGAAGCATGAAGAAGCAGTTGCGGTCATGAAAAATATTTTTAGACCAGACATTATAGAGCTCGAAAAATTGCTTAACAAAAATCTAAGTTCCTGGTATGAGCAATAGCGAAAAGCTGCGTGTAGCAATGGTGGAACCGATCGGGGGTCACAGTGGAAATGACTTTTATGATTTTGGCTTGTGCAAAGCAGTGGCCGATCTTGGGACGGAAATGGTTTTTTATACATGCGATGAAACGGATCTGGACACTAAATTTTCTTTCCCTTTTAAAACCGTAAAGCCTTTTAAAAAGATATACGGAAAGGATCCCAAGGTTATTCGTGGAGCACGTTATGCCTTTGGTTCTTATATGGCTTCCAGGCATGCTTCAAGGTCCGGATTAAAAGTAGTTCACTTTCATGTTTATCATTTTGCAGGCAGAGAGTACTTAAATTTCCTTTTGTTTAAGAGAAGAGGTTTTAAAATAGTAGCTACTATTCATGACATCGAAAGCTTTGATAAATTCGGACAGCAGATAGATCCGGCGAAATATGCAAAGTTTGAGCGGTTGATTGACCAGATTATCGTCCATTCTGATTACGCCCGCGATTCATTAAAAAAATACTTTCCTAATTTTAATCAGAATAGAATACATATTGTTCCTCACGGAGATTCCGATTTCCTGTACAACAGGCACATTGAAAAAGATACGGCCCGCCGTAAATTGAGTCTGCCCCCTGACAAAAAGCTCGTGCTGTTCTTCGGTCAGATAAAAAAAGTAAAAGGTTTGGATGTACTGTTAAAGGCACATGCAATTGTTCGGGATAGAATGCCCGATGTAAAGCTGGTGGTGGTAGGCAAACCCTGGAAGGTTGAACAGGATGAATTCGATCAGATTATTAAAGAAAAAAACCTGGCTGGTGATTGCATCTTAAATTACTCATACGTTCCTAATGAAATTATTCCTGATTATTTTGCAGCAGCTGATGTGGTCGCACTGCCTTACCGTGAAATATATTCCAGCGGTGTAATGATCCGGTCACTTGATTATAGCTCTGCAATCGTTGCTTCTGATCTCGATACGTTTAAAAAGATTATTGTGGATGGCCAAAATGGAGTTCTGTTCCGAAATGAAGATGAAAAAGACCTCGCTGAAAAAATTATTTATTTATTAAGCAATGAAGAGAAGTTAAAAATAATGCGTGCTAATGCAAAGAAAACTGCAGAGGAAAAATTTGGCTGGAGAATGATCGGTAACCGGGTGAATGAAATCTATAAACTCGCATTGAATGGCAAGTGAATATATATTTATTACAGGAGCTGCCGGTATGGTAGGCTCGCACTTAATTGACCATTACAGGAGATTTCTCCCGAAAAAACAAATCATCGGTACCTGGTTTTCTCCCACCATTGACGTAAAAGATATTAAAGGGATATGTAACTCCAGGATACTGGATGTAACCCATACCTGCAAAGTATTCGAGCTGATTAATAAGTTTCGGCCCGATAAAATTTTTCACCTTGCTGCTCAAAGCCTTCCTACCGTTTCCTGGCAAAAACCTATTGAAACCATTGAAGCAAATATGAATGGTACGGTGAACGTTTTTGAAGCGGTAAAAAAAATTCGTCTTCATAATCCAGACTACGATCCAATGGTTGTGGTAGCCTGTTCCAGTGCGGAGTACGGTGCATCACTTACGCCTGAAAATTCTCCGGTAAAAGAAGACACTCCTTTACTACCACTGCACCCTTACGGGGTGAGTAAGGTGGGGCAGGACTTGCTTTCATTCCAATATTTTCAGAATTTTAAGATTCGCTGTATAAGAGTGCGCATCTTCAATACAACAGGCGCCCGCAAAACCAATGATGTTACTTCAGATTTTGTAAAACGTG
The nucleotide sequence above comes from Chitinophagales bacterium. Encoded proteins:
- a CDS encoding sulfotransferase, whose amino-acid sequence is MDYSSGSHNDSRFPNLFIVGAAKAGTTTLHYALAKHPQVYMSEKKEPGYFAWPEESLSFINNGKLITQPRFLVNHLDDYLRLFENGKSKKIRGESSTTYLFFYQKTIANIKRIHPDAEQVNIVIALRNPVERAFSQYMHKLRDAAETLSFEEAIDLEEKRKDENWHFDYQYIQRGFYYNQVKAYLDNFRNVKIYLNEDLRNQPLNVGKSLEEFLNIELLPMDFSGDLNVSGEPKMESLNTFLKKPNPVKKLLGQLLPKTLRRKMRLRIQSTVYKYNLEKKEINPETKATLTKVYYEDVMKLQDLIKRDLGLWMK
- a CDS encoding sulfotransferase, with amino-acid sequence MKEEESRLPNFFIVGAAKSGTTSLYEYMKMHPQVYMAPIKETHHFSSDIDNTKFRPNYARSLNKDLSKFLQGDMSDGIFHAFVKDWDQYTQLFKNVNGEKAIGEVTNSYLYSKEAAQNIFSRFSNAKIIMMLRNPVERAFSHYLMDLRIGYERDNFMDALKKDMARDPKGWGISNLYVEVGMYYEQVKRYIDIFPERQRRIYIFDDFKKDPGLIVKDMFSFLGVNPNVEIDYSQKFNPSFIPKNKMIGKLNSQKRIKDWLKGILPKSVKSKFKKTLYTDKNLPAITLSEKKYLSEIFRDNVMKLSQLLNRDLSNWVNV
- a CDS encoding glycosyltransferase family 2 protein, coding for MPEPKVYIILINFNGHANTAETIESLSKQSYKNFQVIVVDNNTPQSLHIIKEWCLGKQVIEFTPPDEIKKFSFPYCPKPLSWADYEVEEAEKGGNIEKEKVAQMQADAAFRFPFIFIQARSDIGFAGGNNVGSHYALSKGDADYVWLLNNDTTLDFDALKMLIEKAGEYKSGSEKVGIIGSKLLWYRWPDKINAIGGMFNKWTTWSYHLGLRETDNGQYNRDDVKFDYVYGASLFLYKAFLEDVGFMNEMYYAYFEEMDWAVRGARRGWKHGYAYKSVIYHKQGVTTGKEIKSKRRPQFFMCCKYRGWMLFYQLYYPYLIFAPVFRLIGKALKNLTEGNSKESILILKILLGKRTCHRDTN
- a CDS encoding sulfotransferase domain-containing protein, yielding MANALKLPNLIIGGVHKAGTTSVFTYLGMHPEVCASIKKEIGFFMPLKYGKNLPPIEEYSKYFVQCNEEKKYFLEASPSYLYGKEFIADSILKECGANTRMIFILRNPADRLFSFYERKKANAYLNSSISFSDFIHTSEKLINTRLEDHREDEEAIYIRGIQEGFYIDYLPVWFDKFGPNLKILFFEELKKDTISFMQSLCNWLDIPFDSYKPEDFKVENQTIAYRNRFLHKTLLFINKKFETLWRKNVSLKRTLRGLYKRVNAEDRKREHMNEEERQYLNTLYQPYNEQLSDFLHKKGITLLPDWLT
- a CDS encoding sulfotransferase, with protein sequence MQKKLPNFFIVGAPKAGTTSLYYYLDKHPEVFMSPIKEPNYFSYNETVAQDLYHKEKGVGTLKEYLELFKNVKNEKIIGEASVSYLYYPSVPQKIYDFNADSKIVIVLRNPVDRAFSHYFMEHKLGYVHAPLEKILLNNLKHKHAHLYYQQYVKLGIYTPQVKRYLDIFGKDRVKIFIYEDLDLSKEKMIRELFDFLSIDKSILPDLNQKHNSYSTPRNEVIRFLYAQKTLRSMARKILPAGKVDKVKSFFLSSSKKKEKHEEAVAVMKNIFRPDIIELEKLLNKNLSSWYEQ
- a CDS encoding glycosyltransferase family 4 protein; this translates as MSNSEKLRVAMVEPIGGHSGNDFYDFGLCKAVADLGTEMVFYTCDETDLDTKFSFPFKTVKPFKKIYGKDPKVIRGARYAFGSYMASRHASRSGLKVVHFHVYHFAGREYLNFLLFKRRGFKIVATIHDIESFDKFGQQIDPAKYAKFERLIDQIIVHSDYARDSLKKYFPNFNQNRIHIVPHGDSDFLYNRHIEKDTARRKLSLPPDKKLVLFFGQIKKVKGLDVLLKAHAIVRDRMPDVKLVVVGKPWKVEQDEFDQIIKEKNLAGDCILNYSYVPNEIIPDYFAAADVVALPYREIYSSGVMIRSLDYSSAIVASDLDTFKKIIVDGQNGVLFRNEDEKDLAEKIIYLLSNEEKLKIMRANAKKTAEEKFGWRMIGNRVNEIYKLALNGK
- a CDS encoding GDP-mannose 4,6-dehydratase encodes the protein MASEYIFITGAAGMVGSHLIDHYRRFLPKKQIIGTWFSPTIDVKDIKGICNSRILDVTHTCKVFELINKFRPDKIFHLAAQSLPTVSWQKPIETIEANMNGTVNVFEAVKKIRLHNPDYDPMVVVACSSAEYGASLTPENSPVKEDTPLLPLHPYGVSKVGQDLLSFQYFQNFKIRCIRVRIFNTTGARKTNDVTSDFVKRAFDISNGSENSFRVGNLETRRAITDVRDLVKALVLLSEKGKAGEVYNVSGEKVYQVIEIIPLIEKAINVKLNVEVAQDLLRPSDEPIIYGDSSKLKRDTGWQQQYSLEETISDMLRYLKEKV